Below is a genomic region from Raphanus sativus cultivar WK10039 chromosome 4, ASM80110v3, whole genome shotgun sequence.
CAAATGTTGCATTAGATGCTTCGAGTTTTTAAAATTGGAATTTGCCGATGCACATGTTCATGTCCAGTGTCCAGTTGAATTGAGTTGTGTTTGGGCTTAGTCATTTTGGGTTTGGTTATTTATGAGTTTGATTATTTCCACAAAAGACAAATAACACAAATAGTGTTATGGTCAAACTCAATTGTCAATTCTGTTCTGATTGTCGTTCGTTAGTTTCATTAATTAACGATTTGATTTGAACTGATTACGCGTagtttatacaaaattaatctCTCtacattttgtaaatattattttcctaaTTTCAAAACCTTTGATCTTGTTAATATATTGATAATGATTCATCACGTTCTGTATGTTTATGGTATATTGAAATCAATGGTCTAGTCTATGATCTTTACTGCCTACACCAAAGGACAATTATGAATTCGTAGTAGATATCATTAGACTATTATTACCACAATTACATTTAAGTATATCAGATTTTTGCATCTAGAATTTATGGAAAGAAATGTTATGTGGAAATGGTGAACATAGTCGAAGATATTATTCAACGTAATGTGCATCCCATATCATATATTTGACCATAATAAATGTTTTGCCACAAAAATATATGAACTTCTACATCAACGTTTGCGTAAGTTAATTGTTACCTTTTTTTGGAAATACTAGACGTTGAATTTTTGAAACTAACGCAGACTATGAATAAAATTGGCTTGATGATGGTTAAATGGTTGTATTTACGACTAAACCGGAATTAATCTGCAAAAGCGATATAATCGATGATGAAAAGACGAAAATACTCATCCGGTTTATTTGCCTTGGGCAACAAGTCCCACGATATCGCTTGTAGATGCATGAGTTTCTTGTGAAATGTACAGTCATGGCACAGCTCGTAATAAGTTGAGACAATTCAAACTTATATGTAAATTCGAAAACAGAATCTGACGTGGCTTATAACAACTAGTACGGACCGAcgaaaattcattttttttttgctgtaaaTCATACTATTATGAGAGAAAAACGTtgagaaaatgaaacaaaataacaacgataatttaatgttaattaattttgaacTGATAAAACGGCATATTTATAGATTAACCTGATTTCAAATTTATccatactgttttttttttctgttttgtaaAGATGATCAATTTATCTACACTGTTTAAAAACTTATAAGACTATAAGTTTTACTTTAAAATCTTCTACTTATCCGGAACATATAagacattaattaattttttttggcaatagacattaattattttttatcctGATAAAACGGCATATTTATAGTTTAACATGATTTCAAATTTATCCATACTGTTtttgtttagcaaaaaaaaatcaatttatgtATACTGtttgaatattatatatgtacatgCTGTTGTCGGTGTTTCTAATTATTCACTATTTAGGATAATATatcttcaaaaataaatatataaaaaaattattagtttttttctcCATAGTGAACAATActcttaatttatttattttgagatgAAATACTAAGATGATTATAAGTTACAGATATGTATAAGAAATTCTATTCCATCCAAAACGTAAGGgacacttaaaaaaaaatcttgacaTAATGATTTATTTCCTTGGGGAATTAGATATGTAAATCACATTAAATACCATATTAAATCCGTGTGCTCTCAAGACAGTTAAATATGGTGAAAACATGATGAGGATAATTCCCAAAACGTTTCAGTAAATCGAATTAAATAAGCGTTGAATAAGCAGTAAATCAAtgaagtaaaaaaagaaaagagagattcGACGAAGATTTTATTGTAATTAGAGTGAGAGAGAATATCGTAACAAACTAAATATTGACTCCTTGACTCAAACGTCTCTCTTATCTAAATCCATTCcacctctttctctctctctatatatatataaatacatgtgtATGTATCGAAACTATACATTACACCCTTAAACGCTCTCTCGATTAGGTTTCCTTCTacacttcgtcttcttcttcaccaaactcgctctctctctctctctcgtttcgATTTGCACGATGGTTGACGCTAAACAAGTCCGCTTCATCGTCGGAATTATCGGTACGATCATCTCCTTCACTTATGCGATCGGCTAATCTCTGTTATATTTGAATCGGAACAAGCTATTATGTGTTTTCATGGAGTCTCGATCGGCGATCGCTAATCCATTTATTTGTATGTTTAGAGCTTTTACGTACTCTAATGGCGGATCTCTATCGTTATTAatcaaatatgtatatatgcGATTGTTAACGGCCTTGCGTCTGTTGAGCTTGAGTCTCATGGTGGATGATCACTTTATTTGATTTGTAATTCTGTTTTGAGCTCGATCTAATGGCGTGTTCGTCCCTTGTCTTTTGCTGAGTGCAGGGAACGTGATCTCTTTCTGTCTCTTTTTCTCGCCAGCGTAACTTCCCCTCATCCGAACGGTTTTGATTCCAACGTTGTTTGATTGATACTTTAAATCTGATATACGTATATGTACGCGCGTGCAGGCCGACCTTTTTGAGGATCATCAAGAACAAGTCTGTAGAGGAGTTTCAACCGTGGCCTTACGTGGCAACCATGATGAACTGTATGCTTTGGGTTTTCTACGGACTCCCTGTTGTTCACAAGGATAGTCTACTTGTTACCACCATTAATGGGGTCGGCATGGGTTTCGAAGCTATCTACATATCCATCTTCTTAATCTACTGTGGCGGCACGAAAAACATcagggtatatatatatataatcgatCCTCTTGATTTTGATGATATTGATcgaatgttcaaaaaaaaaattgtgcgTGTTTGTTTATGTGTGCAGAGGAAGATTGGGTTGTACCTTGTGGCTGAGGTTATTGCCGTTGCAGGGATTGTTTTGATTACCCTTTTCGCTATTCAAAATGCCTTTGCCAAACAGACCTTCGTTGGTGTCATCTGCGATATCTTCAACATTGCTATGTATGGGGCTCCTTCACTTGTCATcgtaagtctctctctctctctctatatctcTCGCTGAACTTCCCTTGTCATTGGTTTGGGTCTTGAGTaatgatattttatgtttacaaCACAGAAAAAAGTGATAAGGACAAGGAGTGTAGAGTACATGCCCTTTATGTTATCTTTCGTTAGTTTCGTTAACGCTGGGATTTGGACTGCCTACTCTTTGATCTACAAACTCGATCTCTACGTTCtcgtaagtttttttttttcttttctaattgtAAATTctgattttataattattatatacatttacATGGTTTTTGTAACCTTGTGTACAGATAAGCAATGGTCTTGGAACGACCTTGTGTGCATCTCAGCTAATTGTTTACTTCATGTACCGCAACGCTACTCCCAAGGATGAGAGTAAAACGAAGCCGGAGATTGAAATTCCTGGGACGGCCTGAGTTTCAAATTCTTGATGTTTGGATCTCCTCTTCTATACATTTTCATACACATTTGTGTATGTATTAGGAGTTTATCTTTGCAgcttttgtgttttgttttggttttaataacATTACTTCTTTCTTCTGGATggtttttttaatcaaatattgaTTTGTCAAAAATTTATCCCTCTTCCCCGTTTTACTGAATATTAAGCtgttgttttttatatttttgtattttattgcTACTGCAAGAGTAAGCAATGAAACTTGTCCAAACAATTTCAACGGAAGTTAGGGCTCTTTCCCAAATTCTGTTTAAcatttaattatacatatttgTGTCGTCTTCTTCTATTCACAAATTATATAGCAGTGGGaccaaacaatataaaaataaaagagactCCCAGCTTTTTTCTTTGGTCAGCTGAGACTGTCagctaaaatatatttttaaaaataaaaactgacCCGACACCATAACAAATCAGAAGTAATTTCCAAATTGGTCCCATCATAAAATCTGTAACATATGATTCGTAAAGAATGTTTTCTTCTTacgtataaagaaagaaaatgcCAAGATCCAAGACTTTAGGTGATGACGCCATATTTGTAAATCCTATACGTGTGCTTAGTATATACGCACAAATCCGTAGTGAAAAGTTTCAACACCGTAGAAAAAAGAAGAACGAAATGAGTTATGGCCACGTAACTAGTACATGACCCGACGTTTCTTCTTCTCAGGTGTTTCGTGAACTTGAGCTTTGATTCCATACGTTCTCAACTGGAAGTTCTCAAATGCTTCCGAAACTGCTTCCACCTGTTGACATCGCAAAAACCAACTATTAATAACAAAGAAAGCAATGTGATGATAGATACTACAATTGAGTCAAcatctatataatatttatttgatcacAAACCAGTTCTGGTTTCTTTGCATATACTCTCACAATCATGTCTTGAAACGTTGTAGGTAACAAGTGACTAACTCGTTCCTCTGGAATCACAAACTTCTCTTCACTCTCGTAATCCTGTACATGAAACCCGTTTCAAATGGGGTCTGTTGAGATTATGGTGTACAAGAACAGAGAGACGATAAGTGTTACCTTGAAGAACTTGATGCTGAATGTGAAAACATcccacaaaaacaaaagataatctgGTTAGAATATTACCGAAGTGCTAGCAGATATAAGCAAATGAAGCTAGAACAGTGCTTGTTTATTTTTTACCATTCAAGAGGATTTTCTCTTCCACGAGCTAAATCAATCTTCACATTGGTAACAGCGATATCCTCTTCTTTTAGAGTTAGGCTTGTATGcttctattatattaaaactgtGATGAGTACTTTAAATGCTTTCCTCTTATTTAGTCAAATGTATAGATTACAAACCTGAGAACAGACGATATCTTGAGCAGTCACAGCTTTGAAATGTTCAATTTTTTCCTTGGGAACCGCATACTCGTTACAGAACTGCAAGTAAACACGACggaaatgttaaaaataattaagcaGATAGTGGGGaaaagattatgtataattaCTTGGTACAGCTGCCTTCTCCGAACACGGAGGATCAGTTCTTTAGCTTCTGCAAGTTCTGAATCTGGAGCTATTTCAATGGTTTTGAGGATTGTATCGTCCAACTGCAATTGCAGATCACAAGagttatttagaaaaaaagCAAGAGTACTTGTTGTACAAAGGGACGGATTTTGTCTCCTGAGGAAGGAGTGTACCTTCCAGTATTCAGCCGGGTCGTCAATGTTAGTAGAAATCCCCAAATAATCGTTGGCTTTGACCATGGCATCTACTATCATAAGCTCTATTGCCTGCAGATGAATCGGAAAGAAACAAAGTGAGAAAGAGGGAAAACATAGAGAAGGAACAAAGAGAATGATAATGGTACAACAATACCTTTACTTTCGGATGTGTGTAGACAGTTCGATAGAGATCAGCTCGTGTTGCAAATAACTTGTGAACATTACGGTCTGCGAAATTCACTCGGTTTTACAAGGGAGTAGTAGAGGCAAACGCAAATACAGAATATATCAGGTGAGGAAGAAATAAAACTCACACTCCTTAGCGCGATAACAGATTTCGTTGTCCATGACTCTCATCGTCTCTGTCAGTCTAGAAAGTTCTGAGAGTTAGCAAAGTTTCTTAGTAGAAAAGCCTGAAGTTACTATAAAGTAGAATGAAGACCTTTGAAACTGAAAGTTGCATCCCAGTCCACATGCTCGAGAATCACGAACAAGGTAGTCAAACCTATAGAATATTGCAGACAAACCAAATTAACTTCCTAGGAAAAAGTGTAAAGTAGAAACTGCAGAAGTGTATAGAACTAGAATTACTTGTCCACATCAATCCCATTTCGACCATTCGCAACAATGTCATACAAGAAACGTTTTTCCGCGTTGCTCTGCAAAATACGTTAAGGTGAAGCGTAAGTAGTTGTCATGTTTGACTAGAGTAGAGAACATGACTGCTATAAGACTTACTTTCAGCTGCGAAAATTCAGTACTCGCTAGGATCATATCCTGTTAAAGTAAGTATTTGAGAAATTTATCAGGAAAGAGAGAAATGAAGCAACAGATATTAGATTGGATATGTAAAGACTGAAAATAGTGTGacagtttatatttttatactagaGGCCATTTGAGAGAATCAAAAGTCTTAAGAAACGATATTACCTTCACTCTTTTCAGCATTTGAGCATCAATATCAATGTTATGCGTATCAACAATATGGTCAATCATCTTTACCGACATTAACTCATGAGACCTGCATAAAAGAAATGGCATATAAAGATCTGGACTGCTGGAGAAAAGCAACCTCCAGAGAGCCGCAGTAACAAAATTCAAGGCagcattttaaaataacatcaagTAACACCATGGCACTGATCTTTTCAAGGAGTGTGAAACATACCACTCACAGCCACTCATGACCTTTGGCAGGAATTCACGCTCAAACATATGGCTAAAAGGCCCATGGCCAATATCATGGAGAAGTCctgtatatacaaaaatatcagAAATTTAGATCAAGGAATAATGTTGTCATTGAGCTAACAACAGTTACCGGCAAGTCTCACAGTCTGAAGATCATGTTTGTCAATGTCGAGCTCCATTCCCTATTAAAAAAGTATATCATGTAC
It encodes:
- the LOC108852727 gene encoding bidirectional sugar transporter SWEET8, with amino-acid sequence MVDAKQVRFIVGIIGNVISFCLFFSPAPTFLRIIKNKSVEEFQPWPYVATMMNCMLWVFYGLPVVHKDSLLVTTINGVGMGFEAIYISIFLIYCGGTKNIRRKIGLYLVAEVIAVAGIVLITLFAIQNAFAKQTFVGVICDIFNIAMYGAPSLVIKKVIRTRSVEYMPFMLSFVSFVNAGIWTAYSLIYKLDLYVLISNGLGTTLCASQLIVYFMYRNATPKDESKTKPEIEIPGTA
- the LOC108849016 gene encoding uncharacterized protein LOC108849016 isoform X1; amino-acid sequence: MGAYCNDDLNMPVYSAGAPTNELRFSKHVYDNVHGNIYLDPLCLKFIDTEQFQRLRELKQLGVTNMVYPGAVHSRFEHSLGVYWLAGETAQKLKTFQGMELDIDKHDLQTVRLAGLLHDIGHGPFSHMFEREFLPKVMSGCEWSHELMSVKMIDHIVDTHNIDIDAQMLKRVKDMILASTEFSQLKSNAEKRFLYDIVANGRNGIDVDKFDYLVRDSRACGLGCNFQFQRLTETMRVMDNEICYRAKEYRNVHKLFATRADLYRTVYTHPKVKAIELMIVDAMVKANDYLGISTNIDDPAEYWKLDDTILKTIEIAPDSELAEAKELILRVRRRQLYQFCNEYAVPKEKIEHFKAVTAQDIVCSQKHTSLTLKEEDIAVTNVKIDLARGRENPLECIKFFKDYESEEKFVIPEERVSHLLPTTFQDMIVRVYAKKPELVEAVSEAFENFQLRTYGIKAQVHETPEKKKRRVMY
- the LOC108849016 gene encoding uncharacterized protein LOC108849016 isoform X2, with the translated sequence MGAYCNDDLNMPVYSAGAPTNELRFSKHVYDNVHGNIYLDPLCLKFIDTEQFQRLRELKQLGVTNMVYPGAVHSRFEHSLGVYWLAGETAQKLKTFQGMELDIDKHDLQTVRLAGLLHDIGHGPFSHMFEREFLPKVMSGCEWSHELMSVKMIDHIVDTHNIDIDAQMLKRVKDMILASTEFSQLKSNAEKRFLYDIVANGRNGIDVDKFDYLVRDSRACGLGCNFQFQRLTETMRVMDNEICYRAKEYRNVHKLFATRADLYRTVYTHPKVKAIELMIVDAMVKANDYLGISTNIDDPAEYWKLDDTILKTIEIAPDSELAEAKELILRVRRRQLYQFCNEYAVPKEKIEHFKAVTAQDIVCSQHTSLTLKEEDIAVTNVKIDLARGRENPLECIKFFKDYESEEKFVIPEERVSHLLPTTFQDMIVRVYAKKPELVEAVSEAFENFQLRTYGIKAQVHETPEKKKRRVMY